The following are encoded in a window of Geoalkalibacter ferrihydriticus DSM 17813 genomic DNA:
- a CDS encoding aminotransferase class V-fold PLP-dependent enzyme — translation MAIYLDNAATSYPKPQEVGQAVAEALRDVGANPGRGGHQLVLEASRVVFEAREAAAEIIGAPDATRIAFTANATEAINIGLFGLLKPGDRVVTSTMEHNAVIRPLRALQERGVKVIKVDADARGRVHPEDIRRACAEKTAMVILSHCSNVTGTLQPIEEIGPWCRREGILFFVDAAQSAGVFALQVVDMGIDLLAVPGHKGLLGPQGTGFLYVREGLNPTPLIYGGTGGNSNSELAPEQMPERLEAGTLNTPGLAGLTAGIRFLQREGPADIRAHEAELMTELITGLQGIPGIRLYGPREPLCHGAVLSLTIEGRDPAEIGFLLDREHGVLTRVGLHCAPDAHRTIGSYPRGTVRLSPGYFNTLEEMRFVVCAVASLAAHPGS, via the coding sequence ATGGCCATTTATCTTGACAACGCCGCCACTTCATATCCCAAGCCCCAAGAGGTCGGACAAGCGGTCGCCGAAGCCCTGCGAGATGTCGGGGCAAACCCCGGTCGTGGTGGACATCAACTGGTTTTAGAGGCGAGCCGCGTGGTTTTTGAGGCGCGCGAGGCAGCAGCCGAGATCATAGGCGCGCCTGACGCAACCCGCATTGCGTTTACCGCCAATGCCACCGAGGCCATCAATATCGGCCTGTTCGGGCTGCTCAAACCGGGCGATCGGGTGGTGACCTCGACCATGGAGCACAACGCGGTGATTCGCCCCTTGCGTGCTCTGCAGGAGCGCGGCGTGAAGGTGATCAAAGTTGACGCCGATGCACGCGGCCGCGTTCACCCCGAGGATATTCGGCGCGCCTGTGCGGAAAAAACCGCGATGGTGATTCTGTCCCATTGTTCCAACGTCACCGGCACGCTTCAGCCGATTGAGGAGATCGGTCCCTGGTGCCGGCGCGAAGGTATCCTTTTCTTTGTCGATGCCGCGCAAAGCGCCGGGGTGTTTGCCCTCCAGGTTGTGGATATGGGCATCGATCTGCTTGCCGTGCCGGGACACAAGGGCCTTCTCGGCCCGCAAGGCACGGGATTTTTGTATGTGCGGGAAGGGCTGAATCCAACCCCGCTGATTTATGGGGGCACCGGCGGCAATTCCAACTCCGAGCTGGCGCCCGAGCAGATGCCTGAGCGTTTGGAAGCCGGCACTCTCAATACGCCCGGATTGGCCGGTTTGACCGCCGGCATCCGCTTTCTTCAGCGCGAGGGGCCGGCTGACATTCGTGCTCACGAGGCTGAGCTGATGACGGAATTGATAACCGGGCTGCAAGGGATTCCCGGCATCAGGCTTTACGGTCCCCGCGAACCTCTATGTCATGGTGCGGTGCTGTCGCTGACCATCGAGGGACGTGACCCCGCGGAAATCGGGTTTCTTCTTGATCGCGAACACGGAGTTTTGACGCGGGTCGGCCTGCACTGCGCTCCCGATGCCCATCGCACCATCGGCAGTTATCCCCGAGGCACCGTGCGCCTGAGCCCCGGGTATTTCAACACCCTGGAAGAGATGCGCTTCGTCGTCTGTGCGGTGGCCTCTCTGGCTGCTCATCCGGGGTCCTGA
- a CDS encoding PhoH family protein: MKKIYILDTNVLLHDPEALFKFEDNDVVVPITVIEEIDRFKKDQNETGRNARHISRILDGMRAKHRLTEGVPLDTGGSLKVEIYREEFIRKLPPELQNDRGDNRILAVAMQLKEQCDCRVVFVTKDTNLRIKSDALGLAAEDFESDKVSIDELYSGTAQAMLSKEEVDTFYGQGFLDLSGEYLPNQFLTLVDEANPSHTAIGRYNKAQQKVLPLLRPPKDGLWGIHARNREQQFAFDLLLNEDIQLVTLVGKAGTGKTLLAIAAGLHKVSDEGSYARLLVSRPVFPMGKDLGFLPGDIEEKLAPWMQPIFDNVELLLGNVDERGKRKRGYKELVDLGFLEIEALTYIRGRSIPRQYLIVDEAQNLTPHEIKTIVTRAGEGTKIVLTGDPYQIDNPYVDSSSNGLSYLVEKFKGQELSGHVILSKGERSPLAELAANLL, encoded by the coding sequence ATGAAAAAAATCTACATTCTTGATACCAACGTCCTGCTGCACGACCCCGAGGCGCTGTTCAAGTTCGAAGACAATGATGTCGTGGTGCCGATTACCGTAATTGAAGAAATCGACCGTTTCAAAAAAGATCAGAATGAAACCGGGCGCAACGCGCGCCATATTTCGCGGATTCTCGACGGCATGCGCGCCAAGCACCGTCTGACCGAAGGAGTCCCCCTGGATACGGGCGGCTCTCTCAAGGTCGAGATTTATCGTGAGGAGTTTATTCGCAAGCTGCCCCCGGAACTGCAGAACGATCGCGGCGATAATCGTATCTTAGCCGTGGCCATGCAGTTGAAGGAGCAGTGCGACTGCCGCGTGGTTTTCGTCACCAAGGACACCAACCTGCGCATCAAATCCGATGCCCTGGGCCTGGCCGCCGAGGATTTTGAATCAGATAAGGTCTCCATCGACGAACTCTACTCCGGAACCGCACAGGCGATGCTGAGCAAGGAGGAGGTCGACACCTTCTACGGTCAGGGTTTTCTCGATTTGTCCGGCGAGTATCTGCCCAATCAGTTCTTGACCCTGGTCGATGAGGCCAATCCCTCGCATACTGCCATCGGTCGCTACAACAAGGCTCAGCAGAAGGTGCTTCCCCTGCTGCGCCCGCCCAAAGACGGTCTGTGGGGCATTCATGCGCGCAATCGCGAACAGCAGTTTGCCTTTGACCTGCTGCTCAATGAGGATATTCAGCTGGTGACTCTGGTGGGCAAGGCCGGCACCGGCAAGACCCTGCTGGCCATCGCCGCCGGCCTGCACAAAGTTTCCGACGAGGGCAGTTATGCGCGCTTGCTGGTGTCACGGCCGGTCTTTCCCATGGGTAAGGATCTGGGTTTTCTGCCCGGCGATATCGAAGAAAAGCTGGCACCCTGGATGCAGCCTATTTTTGACAACGTCGAACTGCTGCTCGGCAATGTCGATGAGCGCGGCAAGCGCAAGCGCGGTTACAAAGAACTGGTCGATCTGGGTTTCCTCGAAATCGAGGCGCTCACTTACATCCGTGGTCGCTCCATCCCGCGCCAGTACCTTATCGTCGACGAGGCTCAGAACCTCACGCCCCATGAGATCAAAACCATCGTCACCCGCGCCGGCGAAGGCACCAAGATCGTGCTCACCGGCGACCCCTATCAGATCGACAATCCTTATGTGGATTCCTCCAGCAATGGCCTGAGCTATCTGGTAGAGAAATTCAAGGGGCAAGAGCTGTCCGGCCATGTTATTCTGAGCAAGGGCGAACGTTCCCCGCTTGCCGAACTGGCCGCAAACCTCTTGTAG